Proteins from a genomic interval of Spirochaetota bacterium:
- a CDS encoding SpoIIE family protein phosphatase: protein MITLSLIGSLLSSFMLLFTIFYGLYKNYHDRVLRYYSYFGLCAFGILFTMFLTYAFPNDLDLTLVNKITQASTVLTFSALFVLSLIFPKTEKQVPFLVIAIILVPAYIIAYIAVFTDMNITAAYFKDGKLVREFRFFYTVYLSIAFVYVLLGVINFIRKYITTKVELYRKQMRFVFIGTGIAMTFAAVFSIIMPRFFGYVDLYVLGPSLATFIGVSSLFYAVISYQMMDIRTAIHKTTMYTVISTAIFLPMFALVYIYDINILGLKTIPLYIIAFIIVVMFMALSRYIQPIIDKAFKRKHYELQEYLDTFVKEISSIRDIDELIKKTVSTIHNTFYLKSTYFLLYNNDVRSYQLEYSMGEAPVSPSINRLSPIVRWFNRNQRIVTLDNVYMDETSFIDVRDEFIQYFTTNNIVIMIPIYHRRVLTGILCLGEKDTLAAYKPDEIELLSFLSNETNINLSHAITYQEAKKEQMLQRTITISSDLLAKAVPKALPNITGIKFGAFYIPRQGGGIDYFDFIRPGLQGIGTIATDIAGIGMQSALYSVIMRSAFHTSLSDAHSSYSVIQKLNRVIHNYSQGKGILITAYYYYIDVRNMRLIYTNAGFPPMELYRVEKSDFSSLDTEGIPLGYDPTFNYGMGRTNILRGDIGILYSKALITSKNSRGEQFTLDHVRTIIKENRMKMPSDIATIIQDEFKAFMGISSPESDIVVIIFKSY, encoded by the coding sequence ATGATTACCTTGAGTTTAATTGGTTCATTATTGTCATCGTTTATGCTGCTATTTACTATTTTTTACGGACTATATAAAAACTATCATGACAGAGTATTGCGATATTATTCATATTTTGGCTTATGTGCGTTTGGCATACTTTTTACCATGTTTTTGACATATGCATTTCCCAATGACCTTGATTTAACATTAGTAAATAAAATTACTCAGGCATCGACGGTGTTAACCTTTTCAGCACTTTTTGTACTATCCTTAATATTCCCAAAAACCGAAAAACAGGTCCCGTTTCTGGTAATTGCAATTATTCTTGTTCCTGCATACATCATTGCCTACATAGCAGTTTTTACTGATATGAATATCACTGCAGCATATTTTAAAGATGGAAAATTAGTTCGTGAATTCAGATTTTTTTACACTGTATATTTATCTATAGCATTTGTATATGTTCTTTTAGGAGTTATTAATTTCATCCGTAAATATATAACCACAAAAGTTGAACTGTATCGCAAGCAGATGCGTTTTGTATTTATTGGTACCGGTATAGCAATGACTTTTGCTGCTGTTTTTTCCATCATTATGCCACGATTCTTTGGTTATGTTGATCTCTATGTTTTAGGTCCATCACTGGCAACCTTTATTGGAGTATCATCCCTTTTTTACGCAGTTATTTCATATCAGATGATGGATATCAGGACCGCTATACATAAAACAACCATGTATACTGTTATTTCCACTGCTATATTTCTACCAATGTTTGCACTGGTTTATATTTACGATATTAACATATTAGGATTAAAAACGATACCTCTCTATATTATAGCATTTATCATAGTTGTTATGTTTATGGCTCTTTCACGATATATTCAACCGATAATCGATAAAGCCTTTAAACGTAAGCACTATGAATTGCAGGAATATCTGGATACATTTGTTAAAGAAATAAGTTCTATACGAGACATAGATGAATTGATAAAAAAAACAGTTTCAACTATACATAATACGTTTTATCTAAAATCAACATATTTTTTGCTGTACAATAATGATGTCCGGAGCTATCAGCTTGAATACTCAATGGGAGAAGCCCCTGTTTCACCTTCCATCAACCGTTTATCACCTATAGTCCGCTGGTTTAACAGAAACCAGCGGATAGTAACCCTGGATAACGTTTATATGGATGAAACCTCATTTATTGATGTACGGGATGAATTCATTCAATATTTTACAACCAATAATATTGTAATCATGATTCCTATTTACCATCGCCGTGTTTTAACTGGCATTCTATGCTTGGGTGAAAAAGATACGCTTGCAGCATACAAACCTGATGAGATTGAACTATTATCGTTCTTATCCAATGAAACCAATATTAACCTTTCTCATGCAATAACATATCAGGAAGCAAAAAAAGAACAGATGCTGCAGCGCACCATCACCATTTCAAGTGACCTTTTAGCAAAAGCTGTTCCCAAAGCTTTGCCCAATATTACGGGCATAAAATTTGGTGCTTTTTATATCCCACGGCAGGGTGGAGGTATTGATTACTTTGATTTCATCCGCCCGGGCCTGCAGGGAATAGGCACTATCGCCACCGACATTGCCGGCATTGGTATGCAGAGCGCATTATATTCTGTTATCATGAGGTCTGCTTTCCACACCAGCCTCAGTGATGCTCATTCATCATATAGCGTCATCCAGAAACTTAACCGCGTTATTCATAACTATTCCCAGGGTAAAGGTATATTAATTACAGCCTATTACTATTATATTGATGTTCGTAATATGCGGCTTATATACACAAATGCGGGATTTCCACCAATGGAATTATACCGTGTAGAAAAAAGTGACTTTTCATCACTGGATACAGAAGGAATACCACTGGGATATGACCCAACCTTCAATTATGGCATGGGCCGAACCAACATACTCAGAGGAGATATTGGCATATTATATTCCAAAGCATTAATTACATCTAAGAATTCCCGTGGTGAACAATTTACGTTAGATCATGTACGGACTATAATAAAAGAAAATCGTATGAAAATGCCTTCCGACATTGCAACCATAATACAGGATGAGTTCAAGGCCTTTATGGGGATAAGCTCTCCTGAATCAGATATTGTGGTAATTATTTTTAAATCATATTAA
- a CDS encoding SDR family NAD(P)-dependent oxidoreductase gives MKICITGGAGFIGSHIAEECVRKGYEVIVFDNFSTGKKENLSFGKNFPGLRLKIIKGDVADYAAVSKAVKGCDAVFHEAAVASVQKSIECPPATFESNAKGTLNVLEASRNNGVKKVIFACSAAIYGDHPEIPKREDSPVLPKSPYGADKYISEVYLRLYNELYNLTTVSLRYFNVFGPRQDPSSPYSGVISIFTSRIAQGKDITVFGDGKQYRDFIFVKDVVQANMLALEKIHSGFHYYNVGYGKATDLNTLIAILQKIYNTDIKVNYAEARAGDIKESVTDPSKIIRELGFTPGYTVEEGLRILVESL, from the coding sequence ATGAAAATCTGTATTACCGGTGGTGCGGGATTTATTGGTTCGCATATTGCAGAAGAGTGTGTGCGCAAAGGGTATGAAGTGATAGTATTTGATAATTTTTCAACGGGTAAAAAAGAAAACCTTTCCTTTGGGAAAAACTTTCCAGGTTTGCGCTTGAAGATAATAAAGGGTGATGTAGCTGATTATGCAGCAGTTTCAAAAGCAGTTAAGGGTTGTGATGCAGTATTTCATGAAGCAGCAGTTGCCTCGGTACAAAAATCCATTGAATGCCCACCGGCAACATTTGAATCAAATGCAAAAGGAACATTGAATGTACTTGAGGCAAGCAGGAATAATGGCGTAAAAAAAGTAATATTTGCCTGCTCTGCAGCCATATATGGGGATCATCCTGAAATACCTAAACGTGAAGATTCACCGGTATTGCCAAAATCGCCGTATGGTGCTGATAAATATATTTCAGAGGTTTATCTACGCTTATACAATGAATTGTATAATCTAACAACTGTATCGTTGCGCTACTTCAATGTATTTGGCCCCAGGCAGGATCCGTCATCACCGTATTCTGGCGTTATTTCAATTTTTACCAGTAGAATTGCTCAGGGAAAGGATATCACGGTGTTTGGCGATGGGAAGCAATACCGGGATTTTATTTTTGTAAAGGATGTAGTGCAAGCAAATATGCTGGCACTGGAAAAAATTCATTCAGGTTTTCATTATTATAATGTTGGCTATGGAAAGGCTACCGATTTAAACACATTGATAGCCATATTGCAAAAGATATATAATACAGATATCAAAGTTAATTACGCTGAAGCACGTGCAGGGGATATAAAAGAATCAGTAACCGATCCTTCAAAAATAATCAGAGAATTAGGATTTACACCCGGCTATACAGTTGAAGAAGGATTGAGGATACTTGTTGAATCGTTATAG
- the purF gene encoding amidophosphoribosyltransferase → MKTEYEYWDHKPREECGIFGIYNHPKAANLTYLGLYNLQHRGQESSGIASSDGDHIYRYAGMGKVVDVFTEEHINNLKGNIAIGHNRYSTTGSSFLRNAQPLRAHSVLGPIVLAHNGNLVNYAQLRRALEKEGAIFQTSIDSEVIVHLMARSGLTTFIDALIYALKAIKGAYSLLVMNYNTIYAIRDPYGFRPLVLGKLGNAVVIASETCAFDIIDAEYIREIEPGEMIEISPNGIKSYFPFASVKNSLCVFEYIYFSRPDSIIFGQSVHEMRLRMGAMLAKQAPVDADIVVPIPDSSVCAALGYSRASGIPYEMGMIRSHYIGRTFIEPEQRIRDFGAKIKFNVVRSAVEGKRIVVVDDSIMRGTTMRKIIKMFRKGGAKEIHVRISAPPTRFPCFYGIDIPTRSELIASSHTIEEIQKYLRVDSLAYMTIESMLKALDVHHGKFCTACFDGNYPVEFQEADDYQKCLFDDTVACGDYY, encoded by the coding sequence ATGAAAACAGAATATGAGTATTGGGACCACAAACCGCGTGAAGAATGCGGTATTTTTGGTATTTATAATCACCCAAAAGCTGCTAACCTTACCTATTTAGGCCTTTACAACCTGCAACACCGGGGACAGGAATCAAGCGGCATTGCATCATCCGATGGCGATCATATTTACCGTTACGCAGGAATGGGTAAGGTTGTGGATGTATTTACTGAAGAACACATCAATAATCTTAAAGGCAATATAGCAATAGGCCACAACCGCTATTCAACCACCGGTTCATCATTTTTGCGCAATGCCCAGCCTTTGCGTGCGCACTCGGTATTGGGTCCAATAGTGCTGGCACACAATGGCAACTTAGTAAATTACGCACAGCTTCGGCGTGCTCTTGAAAAAGAAGGAGCCATTTTCCAGACATCTATCGACAGTGAAGTTATCGTGCATTTAATGGCACGCTCTGGGCTTACTACGTTTATTGATGCACTCATTTATGCACTGAAGGCAATTAAAGGTGCCTATTCACTGCTGGTAATGAATTATAACACCATCTATGCAATCCGTGACCCGTATGGGTTCAGGCCGCTGGTACTTGGCAAACTGGGCAATGCAGTTGTCATAGCTTCAGAAACCTGTGCATTTGACATCATTGATGCAGAATATATACGGGAGATAGAACCCGGCGAGATGATTGAAATATCACCCAATGGCATTAAGTCATACTTCCCGTTTGCAAGTGTTAAAAATTCACTGTGTGTGTTTGAATATATTTATTTTTCACGGCCCGACAGCATCATCTTTGGCCAATCGGTGCACGAGATGCGTCTTCGCATGGGGGCAATGCTTGCAAAACAGGCACCGGTTGATGCTGATATCGTAGTTCCTATTCCCGATTCATCAGTGTGTGCTGCGTTGGGATATTCCCGAGCAAGCGGCATTCCGTATGAGATGGGCATGATACGCAGTCACTACATTGGCCGCACATTTATAGAGCCCGAACAGCGCATCCGCGACTTTGGCGCTAAAATAAAATTCAATGTAGTGCGCTCTGCTGTAGAAGGCAAACGCATTGTTGTTGTGGATGATTCCATTATGCGTGGCACCACCATGCGAAAAATTATCAAGATGTTCCGAAAAGGCGGCGCTAAGGAAATTCACGTGCGCATTTCAGCGCCACCAACACGATTCCCCTGTTTTTACGGTATTGACATCCCCACACGCTCAGAACTCATTGCATCATCGCATACCATTGAGGAAATTCAAAAATACCTGCGTGTGGACTCGCTTGCATACATGACGATTGAAAGTATGTTAAAAGCCTTGGACGTACATCACGGAAAATTTTGCACAGCCTGTTTTGATGGCAATTATCCAGTTGAGTTTCAGGAAGCTGATGATTATCAAAAGTGCCTGTTTGATGACACGGTTGCATGCGGCGATTACTACTAA